The Mammaliicoccus sciuri genome window below encodes:
- a CDS encoding L-lactate MFS transporter: protein MNKKIKNRWLIAVAAVGIHISIGSVYSWSVFTKHIQNDLGFTLSEVSRIFSIAILFLGLSAAFMGHFVEKFGPRLSGLVSTIFFISGLLLSSYAISVESLPLLYLGYGVFSGIGLGIGYIAPVSTLVKWFPDKRGMATGLAIMGFGFASMIASPVIEFLITHFNLVSTFIILAVVYCIIMLISSLYLERPPEYYRPNNFNPQKEKKKKSDLVQMSANEAVRTRRFYYLWLMLFINVTCGIAILSVASPMAQEIVNLTPAQAATMVGIIGVFNGLGRLIWASISDFIGRTNVYTIFFVIQIALFLWLPIVDNSMLFQIILFMIISCYGGGFSSIPAYIGDIFGTKQLGAIHGYILTAWAAAGLVGPFISATVREVTQSYMATLYIFAAFFVVALAISFLIRVDIKRIKEMQAQ from the coding sequence ATGAACAAGAAAATCAAAAACAGGTGGCTCATTGCTGTTGCAGCTGTTGGAATACATATTTCAATAGGATCTGTTTATTCATGGAGTGTATTCACGAAACATATTCAAAATGATTTAGGCTTTACATTAAGTGAAGTATCAAGAATATTTAGTATCGCAATATTATTTTTAGGACTTTCTGCAGCTTTTATGGGACATTTCGTTGAGAAATTTGGTCCACGTCTATCCGGACTTGTTTCTACGATATTTTTCATCTCAGGATTGTTACTTTCTAGTTATGCGATTTCCGTTGAGAGCTTGCCCTTACTTTACTTAGGATATGGTGTATTCTCAGGTATTGGGCTTGGTATCGGTTATATTGCACCTGTATCTACATTAGTGAAATGGTTCCCCGATAAGCGTGGTATGGCTACAGGATTAGCAATTATGGGATTTGGATTCGCATCAATGATTGCCAGTCCAGTTATAGAATTTCTCATAACACATTTTAATCTTGTATCGACTTTTATCATTTTAGCAGTCGTATATTGTATTATCATGCTGATCTCTAGTTTATATTTAGAAAGACCACCGGAATATTATAGACCTAATAATTTTAATCCACAAAAAGAAAAAAAGAAAAAATCAGACTTAGTTCAAATGTCTGCTAATGAGGCCGTCAGAACTAGAAGGTTTTATTATTTATGGTTAATGCTCTTTATTAATGTTACTTGTGGTATAGCGATTTTATCTGTCGCAAGTCCAATGGCACAAGAAATTGTAAACTTAACACCTGCTCAAGCTGCCACAATGGTTGGTATTATCGGTGTGTTTAATGGTCTTGGTCGCCTCATTTGGGCTAGTATATCTGATTTTATTGGTAGAACAAATGTCTATACAATTTTCTTTGTCATACAAATCGCATTATTCTTATGGTTACCAATCGTTGATAATTCAATGCTATTTCAAATTATTCTGTTCATGATCATTTCTTGTTATGGCGGTGGTTTCTCTTCTATCCCCGCTTATATCGGTGATATATTTGGTACGAAACAACTCGGTGCCATACACGGCTATATATTAACTGCATGGGCAGCAGCTGGATTAGTTGGACCTTTTATATCGGCAACTGTCAGAGAAGTTACTCAAAGTTACATGGCAACGTTATATATTTTCGCAGCATTCTTTGTTGTAGCATTAGCGATTTCATTCTTAATCAGAGTAGATATTAAAAGAATTAAAGAAATGCAAGCGCAGTAA
- a CDS encoding thioredoxin family protein, translated as MTKLATYYEQAQPIKEYVNEMTTNKEQLLDIYQSFQLPKNDERLDKIKDKNYKVLVITEDWCGDAMMNIPVLLNIADYANIEVKAFHRDEDTNLIDQYLTNGTARSIPIFVFLNEKHEQEHVWGPRAISVQKFVENIRKDLPSKDDPTYAEKEKEVHYSIHETYQNKTEFWDDVYESIVSSIS; from the coding sequence ATGACAAAGTTAGCTACATACTATGAACAAGCACAACCCATTAAAGAATACGTTAATGAGATGACAACAAATAAAGAGCAATTACTCGATATTTATCAATCTTTCCAATTACCTAAAAATGATGAACGATTAGATAAAATTAAAGATAAAAATTATAAAGTACTTGTAATTACTGAAGATTGGTGTGGAGATGCAATGATGAACATACCTGTTCTATTAAACATTGCTGATTACGCTAATATTGAAGTGAAAGCTTTCCATCGTGATGAAGATACTAATTTAATTGATCAATACTTAACAAATGGTACTGCTCGCTCTATACCTATTTTTGTATTTTTAAATGAAAAGCATGAACAAGAACATGTTTGGGGCCCAAGAGCAATCAGCGTCCAAAAATTTGTAGAAAATATTCGTAAAGATTTACCAAGTAAAGATGATCCAACATATGCTGAAAAAGAAAAAGAAGTACATTATAGCATCCATGAAACTTATCAAAATAAAACAGAATTTTGGGATGACGTATACGAATCAATCGTTAGTTCAATTTCATAA
- a CDS encoding S66 family peptidase: MKELIKPSKLSKGDTVAIVSPSSGLAGEKDILWRTEVGIQRLKDKFGLNVKVMPHALKGADYTYNHPEKRVEDLHQALQDPEVKAIICTLGGDDSVRLWPYIDLNIIKENPKIFSDYSDTTALHFMFYQAGVSSFYGPLLLTDFAENVQLDDYTVQSINQTWFQNGVIGNVPTSPQIRKFGLQWDEKNKNINRESFDNNGYEILNGSGKATGHLIGGCMELFHSLKATDVFPNKGVFDGAILFIETAEVHAPPWLMEDYVRAFGSMGIFDRINGVIIGRPQDDVYYEEYKEVWVKMLKEWHQEDMPVFYNASFGHNEPKCIIPYGAQAELDVDNKTFTIIDNAVD, translated from the coding sequence GTGAAAGAATTAATAAAACCGAGTAAGCTTTCTAAAGGTGATACTGTAGCAATTGTCTCTCCTTCTTCAGGTTTAGCTGGCGAAAAAGACATATTATGGAGAACTGAAGTTGGTATACAAAGATTAAAGGATAAGTTCGGATTAAATGTCAAAGTCATGCCACACGCATTAAAAGGCGCTGACTATACATATAACCACCCAGAAAAACGTGTAGAAGATTTACATCAAGCACTTCAAGATCCAGAAGTTAAAGCTATTATTTGTACATTAGGCGGAGATGATTCTGTTCGATTGTGGCCATACATAGATTTAAATATTATTAAGGAAAATCCTAAAATTTTCAGTGACTATTCAGACACGACTGCACTTCATTTTATGTTTTATCAAGCAGGTGTTTCTAGCTTTTACGGACCATTGTTATTAACTGATTTTGCAGAAAATGTTCAATTGGATGACTACACTGTTCAATCGATTAATCAAACGTGGTTCCAAAATGGTGTTATCGGTAATGTACCTACTTCACCACAAATTAGAAAATTCGGTTTACAGTGGGATGAAAAGAATAAAAATATTAACCGCGAATCTTTTGACAATAATGGATATGAAATTCTAAATGGTTCTGGCAAAGCTACAGGACATCTTATTGGCGGTTGTATGGAATTATTCCATTCCTTAAAAGCTACTGACGTGTTCCCTAATAAAGGTGTCTTTGATGGTGCTATTCTTTTCATTGAGACAGCTGAAGTTCATGCCCCACCTTGGTTGATGGAAGATTATGTTCGTGCATTTGGTTCTATGGGTATTTTTGATAGAATTAATGGCGTTATTATCGGAAGACCTCAAGACGATGTATATTATGAAGAATATAAAGAAGTCTGGGTTAAAATGTTAAAAGAGTGGCATCAAGAAGATATGCCTGTTTTCTATAATGCTAGTTTTGGTCATAATGAACCAAAATGCATTATTCCATACGGAGCACAAGCTGAATTAGATGTTGATAATAAGACATTTACGATAATTGATAATGCTGTAGATTAA
- a CDS encoding DUF1700 domain-containing protein: MDKITFLNYLEDELSRLPKVERDKIMYEYETKFFESKDEQSLIQELGEPKAIAKKIYATSAIHDAELSPNFKNVFQAILATLGLSFFNIFFIIIPFLIIAFVLLIVVVIGALMMLGPIVSVINVFVHGFYWIDITNIIFSISFMGLGLMLLIAGLKLIEVSYKGILKYLRWCVKLVKGRAES, encoded by the coding sequence ATGGATAAAATAACCTTCCTTAATTACCTTGAGGATGAATTATCTCGACTACCTAAAGTAGAGCGAGATAAAATAATGTACGAATATGAAACAAAATTTTTTGAATCAAAAGATGAACAAAGTTTAATACAAGAACTTGGTGAACCTAAAGCAATTGCCAAGAAAATATATGCAACAAGTGCCATTCATGATGCAGAGTTATCACCCAATTTTAAGAATGTATTTCAAGCAATTTTAGCAACATTAGGACTAAGCTTTTTTAATATATTTTTTATTATCATTCCATTTCTTATCATTGCCTTTGTACTGCTCATCGTAGTCGTAATCGGTGCTTTAATGATGTTAGGTCCAATCGTTAGTGTGATCAATGTATTTGTTCATGGTTTTTATTGGATAGATATTACAAATATCATTTTTTCAATCTCTTTCATGGGATTGGGACTGATGTTGTTAATAGCAGGACTTAAATTAATAGAAGTGAGTTACAAAGGTATCTTAAAATATTTAAGATGGTGTGTGAAACTCGTTAAGGGGCGTGCTGAATCATGA
- a CDS encoding DUF4097 domain-containing protein produces MKKLFLSGLGIFLIFGILGTILWFTVNNKYEKQETYEKVYKNNQVEQVIVNGQNTNVEVKKGKYLGIKYNGNQDIKESVENNLLHFTERENKYKFNANFIPYRKTINHLVITLPPKNYESFNITTNTGDISVRDAKSNNSNMITDTGDIIYHNVNLKHAKAMTDLGSVKVKHSDLTEFTGEIKTGNISVDKSSLVNSEMITSLGNINISQLKNECDIKSSTEDGDISISYMNPPKNTLSQLQSESGNTKIENKAFNGEKVGKGKHVIESYTDNGDISIK; encoded by the coding sequence ATGAAGAAGTTATTTTTATCTGGTCTAGGCATCTTCTTAATTTTTGGCATTTTAGGAACGATACTTTGGTTTACAGTTAATAATAAATATGAAAAGCAAGAAACGTATGAAAAAGTATATAAAAACAATCAAGTTGAACAAGTTATCGTGAATGGGCAAAATACAAATGTTGAAGTTAAGAAAGGCAAATATTTAGGTATTAAATATAATGGTAATCAAGACATTAAAGAAAGCGTAGAAAATAATTTATTGCACTTTACGGAAAGAGAAAATAAATACAAATTTAATGCTAACTTTATTCCATATAGAAAAACCATTAATCACTTAGTGATCACGCTACCACCTAAAAATTACGAATCATTTAACATTACAACAAATACAGGAGACATTTCAGTTCGTGATGCTAAAAGTAATAATAGTAATATGATTACGGATACAGGTGACATTATTTATCATAATGTAAACTTAAAACACGCTAAAGCAATGACAGACTTAGGCAGTGTTAAAGTTAAACATTCAGATTTAACGGAATTTACAGGCGAAATTAAAACAGGTAATATATCTGTCGATAAAAGTAGTCTAGTAAATAGTGAAATGATTACGTCTCTCGGTAATATTAATATTAGCCAACTGAAAAATGAATGCGATATTAAATCATCTACTGAAGACGGAGATATTTCAATTTCTTATATGAATCCACCTAAAAATACTTTATCACAACTTCAATCTGAATCTGGCAATACTAAAATTGAAAATAAAGCATTTAATGGTGAAAAAGTAGGTAAAGGGAAACACGTTATTGAAAGTTACACAGATAACGGAGATATTTCTATAAAATAA
- a CDS encoding C45 family autoproteolytic acyltransferase/hydolase, whose product MQNVKMQTLEFRGNHYDYGVAQAEWLKSTKMLQNREKEWRIRRPRFDINIDETKNIYQKFAPKIWDELMGIQDTLKFPLETILLNYGHYRVYAKDSGCSIFLGEDYMVRNYDYSPATYDGRFSLFQPTDGGYAQIGPTSRVTGRMDGMNEHGLAMGYNFMHRKKPGDGFVCYMIGRLILETCKDVDDAVRLLNEIPHRSSFSYILMDKTNKRITVEATPRKVVTKQNNLCTNHFEILSHENRNYIKESVERYNRIDQITNDQMSLEDAFQYFNDPQYEIYSKLFKSWSGTIHTSAYIPSQLKMKIALGENGTIHSFDFKEWLDGKSITLPTITGQIDSDILFASE is encoded by the coding sequence GTGCAAAATGTTAAGATGCAGACATTAGAGTTTAGAGGTAACCATTATGATTATGGCGTTGCTCAAGCAGAATGGTTAAAGTCTACTAAAATGTTGCAAAATAGAGAAAAAGAATGGCGAATTAGAAGACCCCGCTTCGATATTAATATAGATGAAACAAAAAATATATATCAAAAATTCGCACCAAAAATTTGGGACGAACTAATGGGGATTCAAGATACTTTGAAATTTCCGTTAGAAACAATCTTGCTAAACTACGGTCATTATAGAGTTTATGCTAAAGATAGTGGTTGTTCCATCTTCTTAGGAGAAGATTATATGGTTAGAAACTATGACTATAGTCCTGCTACATATGACGGGAGATTTAGTCTATTCCAACCTACAGATGGTGGATATGCACAAATCGGTCCTACTTCCAGAGTAACTGGCAGAATGGATGGCATGAATGAACATGGTCTAGCGATGGGCTATAATTTTATGCATCGTAAAAAACCAGGAGATGGATTTGTTTGTTATATGATTGGAAGACTGATCTTAGAAACATGTAAAGATGTCGATGATGCTGTTAGACTATTAAATGAAATTCCTCACCGTAGCTCATTTAGCTATATTTTAATGGATAAAACAAACAAGAGAATTACTGTAGAAGCGACACCAAGAAAAGTTGTGACTAAACAAAACAATTTATGTACCAATCATTTTGAAATATTAAGTCATGAGAATCGAAATTATATTAAAGAGTCTGTCGAAAGATATAATCGAATTGACCAAATCACAAATGACCAAATGTCTTTAGAAGATGCTTTTCAATATTTTAATGATCCTCAATATGAAATATACAGCAAGTTATTTAAAAGTTGGTCAGGTACGATACATACATCGGCATACATACCTAGCCAATTAAAAATGAAAATAGCACTTGGTGAAAATGGCACCATACATTCATTTGATTTCAAAGAATGGTTAGATGGTAAATCTATTACACTTCCTACAATAACAGGTCAGATCGATTCAGACATTCTATTTGCTAGTGAGTGA
- a CDS encoding bile acid:sodium symporter family protein: MSNIKKFSQFINKTFVFWMLLAAVLGFSFPNAIAQIAPYIPYLLGIVMFGMGMTISTNDFKEVFKSPKSVLIGVILQYTVMPVTAYLFAKGLNLSPDVALGVILVGCCPGGTASNVISYLAKANTALSVSITTVSTLLAPIVTPSLIYLFAREWLQVSFASMFISVVQVVLIPIILGFIVQRFFRPVAEKSIDILPIISVVSISLILASVVAGNKAQIIETGVIMFGVVLLHNLSGLTIGYLLAKLFKLNRPDKRAISIEVGMQNSGLAVSLATAHFNPLSAVPGAIFSFIHLITGPTIAIIWSKQTKKTNKAQSYTTSTDQI, encoded by the coding sequence ATGAGTAATATTAAGAAGTTCAGTCAGTTTATCAATAAAACATTTGTATTTTGGATGCTTTTAGCAGCAGTGCTAGGCTTTAGCTTTCCAAATGCCATTGCTCAAATAGCACCTTACATTCCTTATTTATTAGGAATTGTAATGTTTGGAATGGGCATGACTATTTCTACAAATGATTTTAAGGAAGTATTTAAATCACCCAAAAGCGTATTAATCGGTGTTATTCTTCAATATACCGTAATGCCTGTAACTGCATATTTATTCGCTAAAGGGCTTAATTTAAGTCCTGACGTAGCATTAGGCGTTATCTTAGTAGGTTGTTGTCCAGGTGGAACTGCATCAAATGTTATTAGCTATTTAGCTAAAGCAAATACTGCATTATCCGTTTCTATCACAACTGTTTCTACATTATTGGCACCTATTGTTACACCTAGTTTAATATATTTATTTGCTAGAGAATGGTTGCAAGTATCATTTGCTTCTATGTTTATATCAGTAGTTCAAGTTGTACTGATTCCAATTATATTAGGTTTTATCGTTCAAAGATTCTTTAGACCAGTAGCAGAAAAATCTATTGATATTTTACCTATTATTTCAGTTGTATCTATTTCACTTATTCTTGCAAGCGTCGTTGCAGGTAATAAAGCGCAAATCATTGAAACTGGTGTTATTATGTTTGGCGTTGTCTTACTTCATAATTTAAGTGGTTTAACAATCGGTTATTTATTAGCGAAATTATTCAAACTTAATCGACCTGATAAACGTGCAATTTCAATTGAGGTGGGAATGCAAAATTCCGGACTGGCTGTGTCACTCGCAACAGCACATTTCAATCCCCTATCCGCAGTTCCAGGTGCAATATTCAGCTTTATCCACTTAATCACTGGACCTACAATTGCTATTATATGGTCTAAACAAACTAAAAAGACAAACAAAGCGCAATCTTATACAACATCAACTGATCAAATATAA
- a CDS encoding LPXTG cell wall anchor domain-containing protein gives MKPFSIFLFSIVCMVATSFNTSRIAHANNDMTPIGFQFYASDNTPISNETFQLQLDQEVKSLTTKSDGLAFIEIPNKNIKPHYTLTTSNNQTFTVEPNKLYRLTSSSNIQRNTPNTNNQSISINVLSKTYHPLNNVEVKLIADNQELSGITDQNGNTTINIPNTFIKSTKFNVKINGIDSHSTISLGEDKYYTFNSDDKTTSTFEQNTNQPTQIDQGQQSQITDNSNSNQIPSQNQTYQISVIKDSLIPNPNKLTNDHTHKEKKTKSETSKLPETGQSSKHFLNYLISALLICIASILFFIFKKKRSKQ, from the coding sequence ATGAAACCTTTCTCAATCTTTTTATTTAGTATTGTTTGTATGGTCGCTACATCATTCAATACGTCACGAATTGCACACGCTAATAATGATATGACACCTATTGGTTTTCAATTTTATGCTTCTGATAATACCCCGATATCTAATGAAACTTTCCAATTACAGTTAGATCAAGAAGTTAAATCATTAACAACTAAATCTGACGGTTTAGCATTTATAGAAATTCCTAATAAGAATATTAAACCTCATTACACTTTAACCACTTCAAATAATCAAACTTTTACTGTAGAACCTAACAAGTTATATAGATTGACTTCTTCTAGCAATATCCAACGCAATACACCAAATACAAATAATCAATCCATTTCAATTAATGTACTTTCAAAGACCTATCACCCTTTAAATAATGTGGAAGTAAAACTCATTGCAGATAACCAAGAACTTTCTGGCATAACAGATCAGAACGGTAATACTACAATCAATATACCCAATACATTTATTAAGTCTACTAAATTTAATGTGAAGATTAACGGCATAGATAGCCACTCAACAATTTCACTAGGAGAGGATAAATATTATACATTTAATTCTGACGACAAGACCACTTCAACTTTTGAGCAAAATACAAATCAACCTACTCAAATAGATCAAGGTCAACAAAGTCAAATTACGGATAATTCAAATTCTAATCAAATTCCAAGTCAAAATCAGACATACCAAATCTCAGTCATTAAAGACTCTTTAATTCCTAACCCTAATAAACTTACTAACGATCACACTCATAAAGAAAAAAAGACCAAATCAGAAACATCAAAGCTTCCTGAAACTGGTCAAAGTTCAAAACATTTCTTGAATTATTTAATAAGTGCATTACTCATATGTATTGCATCAATTCTATTTTTTATATTCAAAAAGAAGCGGTCTAAACAATAG
- the agrA gene encoding quorum-sensing response regulator AgrA — protein MKIIICEDDPKQLERMQTIINNYIMIEEKEMSIELATRDPYELLEHVKSSNDIGCYFLDIQLDADINGITLASEIRKYDPIGNIVFVTSHSELTYLTFVYKVAAMDFIFKDDPDQLKTRVLDCLDTAYIRLGMLSKNTNVEKIELTRGSNSVYVQYDDVMFFESSSKSHRLIAHLDNRQIEFYGSLKDLSNLDDRFFRCHNSYVINRNNVDTINTKDRAVYFSNGEHCYASVRNIKKI, from the coding sequence ATGAAAATCATCATTTGTGAAGATGACCCGAAACAATTAGAGCGCATGCAGACGATTATCAATAATTATATTATGATTGAAGAAAAAGAAATGTCTATTGAACTAGCAACACGTGATCCGTATGAATTGTTGGAGCACGTTAAATCTTCAAATGATATAGGCTGTTACTTTTTAGATATTCAATTAGATGCTGATATTAATGGTATTACTTTAGCAAGTGAAATACGTAAGTATGACCCTATTGGTAATATTGTTTTTGTCACAAGCCACAGTGAACTGACTTATTTAACATTTGTTTATAAAGTTGCTGCGATGGATTTTATTTTTAAAGATGATCCAGATCAACTGAAGACAAGAGTGTTAGATTGTTTAGACACTGCATACATAAGATTAGGTATGCTTTCTAAAAATACAAACGTTGAAAAGATAGAATTAACGAGAGGTAGCAATTCTGTATATGTTCAATATGATGACGTTATGTTCTTTGAGTCATCATCAAAATCACATCGACTAATTGCTCATCTAGATAATAGACAAATTGAGTTTTATGGCAGTTTAAAAGATTTATCTAATTTAGATGACCGCTTCTTCCGATGTCATAACAGTTATGTCATTAATCGTAATAACGTTGATACTATTAACACGAAAGATCGTGCAGTATACTTTAGTAATGGTGAGCATTGCTATGCATCTGTACGAAATATTAAAAAAATATAA
- the agrC gene encoding quorum-sensing sensor histidine kinase AgrC codes for MEPFTNIESLPFGILQILLFTILLAITQNYRYSKRDYVILSTGYMIPSLAFYYIFGMSAIVYVCLFYFIFFYKKFRLLGIINTLIVILISVVSDYMSVFITKYLIDNLNNVPQFFLYYMMFHSTFTIIIAFLIRRLMNRLKISYLYNNRVYLLLIAAFLAISFMVFYVYMPKSYNTEKEFEFQTLFYVIYVCVAAIFIILISFTVIREMALQRTKKEINQYYKYTLQIEQINNEMRKFRHDYVNILATLSEYIREDDMDGLRTYFDQNIAHLHDDMKLNAIKINGLQNLHVREIKGLLTTKIIQSQEQNINISVEITEQIDHINMNIVELSRCIGIIMDNAIEASEFVDNPTIQIAFIKNKESILLVFMNKCSKDTPKVHKLFENHYSTKGRKRGIGLTTLKEITEKTDHVFLDTFINNQYFIQKLEILNDSNEEVIQ; via the coding sequence ATGGAACCATTTACAAATATAGAATCTTTACCATTTGGCATATTACAAATTTTATTATTTACGATTTTATTAGCTATAACTCAGAATTATCGTTATAGCAAAAGGGATTATGTTATTCTTTCAACGGGATACATGATCCCTTCTCTTGCTTTTTATTATATATTTGGAATGAGTGCAATAGTATATGTATGCCTATTCTATTTTATTTTCTTCTATAAAAAATTTAGATTACTAGGCATTATAAACACACTTATTGTTATATTAATCTCAGTAGTTTCAGATTATATGTCTGTTTTTATCACCAAATATTTAATTGATAACTTAAATAATGTACCACAATTTTTCTTGTATTATATGATGTTTCACAGTACATTCACAATCATAATAGCATTTTTAATAAGACGGTTAATGAATCGATTAAAGATCAGTTATTTGTATAATAATAGAGTTTATTTATTATTGATAGCTGCTTTCTTAGCTATATCCTTCATGGTGTTCTATGTATACATGCCAAAGTCTTACAATACTGAAAAAGAGTTTGAATTCCAAACTTTATTTTATGTGATTTATGTATGTGTTGCTGCTATTTTTATTATTTTAATTTCTTTCACGGTTATTAGAGAGATGGCTTTGCAGCGTACGAAGAAAGAAATCAATCAGTATTATAAGTATACGTTGCAGATTGAGCAGATTAATAATGAGATGCGTAAGTTTCGTCATGATTATGTAAATATTTTAGCGACGTTATCTGAATATATTAGAGAAGATGATATGGATGGTTTGAGAACATACTTTGACCAAAATATTGCACATCTTCATGATGATATGAAATTAAATGCGATAAAAATTAATGGTCTTCAAAATTTACATGTTAGAGAAATTAAGGGTTTATTAACGACGAAAATTATTCAATCTCAGGAACAGAATATCAATATTAGTGTTGAGATTACTGAACAGATTGATCATATAAATATGAACATTGTTGAATTAAGTAGATGTATTGGCATCATTATGGATAATGCAATTGAGGCTTCAGAGTTTGTTGATAATCCAACGATTCAAATTGCATTTATTAAAAATAAGGAATCGATTTTACTTGTATTCATGAATAAATGTTCTAAAGATACGCCTAAGGTACATAAACTATTTGAAAATCATTATTCTACTAAAGGTCGTAAGCGTGGTATTGGGTTAACTACGTTGAAAGAAATTACTGAGAAGACAGACCATGTTTTCTTAGATACTTTTATTAATAATCAATACTTTATTCAAAAGCTTGAAATTTTAAATGATAGCAATGAGGAAGTGATTCAATGA
- the agrD gene encoding cyclic lactone autoinducer peptide AgrD, translated as MNLLSSLFSKSVSNILSAIGEKAVIRGCMAFLDETEVPAELLKEKQ; from the coding sequence ATGAATTTATTATCTAGCCTATTTTCAAAATCAGTATCAAATATCCTTTCAGCAATCGGTGAAAAAGCTGTAATTAGAGGTTGTATGGCATTTTTAGATGAAACAGAAGTTCCTGCAGAATTATTAAAAGAAAAACAATAA
- a CDS encoding accessory gene regulator AgrB has protein sequence MYQPVQTQIDKIAASLQNSNNLDHVSYLKVKYGLEVFVGNIMKTIVIYGAALLCHIFLYTLIVHLSYFAIRYFAFGAHVKSTFLCTIQSLIMFVVAPLIIINTNMPYWPFLSIALVGYLIIIKYAPMQTKKHPILGKWKKGLKLRSILAATILIVLTLFLKEPYQQLVCLGLIFEAVSLLPIFYKEEETLS, from the coding sequence ATGTATCAACCTGTCCAAACACAAATAGATAAAATTGCTGCAAGTCTTCAAAATTCAAATAATCTAGATCATGTTAGTTATTTAAAGGTAAAGTATGGACTAGAAGTATTTGTAGGGAATATCATGAAGACCATAGTTATATACGGCGCTGCCCTTCTATGCCATATATTTTTATACACACTTATTGTACATCTTAGTTATTTTGCCATTCGATATTTCGCGTTTGGCGCGCACGTTAAGTCCACATTTCTATGTACGATACAAAGCCTAATTATGTTTGTCGTTGCACCACTTATAATCATAAATACCAACATGCCCTATTGGCCATTCTTATCCATAGCGTTAGTCGGATATCTTATCATTATAAAGTACGCACCAATGCAAACAAAGAAACACCCAATATTAGGCAAATGGAAAAAAGGACTTAAACTAAGATCAATCCTAGCAGCAACAATTTTGATAGTATTAACCTTATTCCTTAAAGAACCCTATCAACAATTAGTATGTTTAGGATTAATCTTTGAAGCAGTATCACTATTACCTATATTTTACAAAGAGGAGGAAACATTATCATGA